In the genome of Fulvivirga maritima, one region contains:
- a CDS encoding sensor histidine kinase: protein MKKHIIWIVISLMSVALIGLTSFQVYWINNAIKLNQKQFEQKVQQSLQLVSQRLEKKDAYDFTHNILRVYPGVVSQNTLRIGVPTDGTNEDSSEVANPSYYWGHHAFWFNIVNPDMQAENQLLRKSEMINVVVEEMFGRKRSIHERVNPEVLESMLDKEFFERGIELNYDFAVWNPYMDSVLYTNTNNSLNTVKHSPLRARLFPNDILGNTHYLTVNFPDESAFLFREIWATLATSVVFILLIIGCFTYAIYTIIRQKKLSEMKNDFINNMTHELKTPIATVGLACEALHEKEMRENDGILLRYLDVIKDENNRLATQVEKVLQSALLDKPSFQLKNAELQLHDLIENVVSKIRVPLESKNGEVELNLKASNDIIQGDYEHLSHVVLNLLDNAMKYSPAAPLINISSFNIQDGIIIEISDHGKGMKQEELKRIFDKFYRVHTGDRHDVKGFGLGLSYVKSIVNMHGGDISVRSVLDQGSTFSIFLPFKNGE from the coding sequence ATGAAGAAGCACATTATTTGGATAGTCATATCGCTAATGTCTGTAGCATTAATAGGGCTCACCAGTTTTCAGGTGTACTGGATCAATAATGCCATAAAATTAAACCAGAAGCAGTTTGAGCAAAAGGTACAGCAATCTTTACAGCTAGTCTCTCAGCGACTGGAAAAAAAGGATGCTTATGACTTCACACATAATATTTTAAGAGTATATCCAGGAGTAGTATCTCAAAACACTTTAAGAATAGGAGTACCCACAGACGGAACTAATGAAGACAGTTCTGAAGTAGCGAATCCTTCATATTACTGGGGCCATCATGCTTTTTGGTTCAACATAGTAAACCCAGATATGCAGGCAGAAAATCAGCTGCTACGAAAATCAGAAATGATTAATGTGGTGGTAGAAGAGATGTTTGGTCGCAAGCGAAGCATCCATGAAAGGGTAAACCCAGAAGTGCTGGAATCTATGCTAGACAAGGAATTTTTTGAAAGAGGTATAGAGCTCAATTATGATTTTGCCGTTTGGAACCCTTATATGGATAGTGTGCTGTACACTAACACGAATAACAGTCTCAACACAGTAAAGCACTCGCCGCTGCGAGCAAGATTATTTCCTAATGACATTTTAGGCAACACGCATTACTTAACGGTAAACTTCCCCGACGAGAGCGCCTTTCTTTTTAGAGAAATATGGGCCACTCTGGCTACTTCAGTAGTTTTTATATTGCTCATAATTGGCTGCTTTACTTATGCTATTTACACTATCATTAGGCAAAAGAAACTGTCTGAGATGAAAAATGACTTCATCAACAACATGACACACGAGCTAAAGACACCCATTGCTACGGTAGGACTGGCTTGCGAGGCTTTACATGAAAAAGAAATGCGAGAGAACGATGGCATTTTACTGCGTTACCTGGATGTGATTAAAGATGAGAATAACCGATTAGCCACTCAGGTAGAAAAAGTGTTACAATCGGCATTATTAGACAAGCCTTCTTTTCAGCTTAAAAATGCAGAGTTACAGCTACATGACCTGATAGAAAATGTAGTATCAAAAATAAGAGTGCCGTTGGAATCAAAAAACGGGGAAGTAGAACTGAACCTAAAGGCATCTAATGACATTATCCAGGGAGATTATGAGCACCTGTCTCATGTAGTACTCAACCTGCTGGATAATGCTATGAAATATTCACCAGCAGCTCCTCTAATCAACATTTCCTCTTTCAACATTCAGGATGGCATAATAATAGAGATCTCTGATCATGGAAAAGGGATGAAGCAGGAGGAATTAAAGCGAATTTTTGATAAATTTTATAGAGTACACACCGGAGACCGACATGATGTAAAAGGTTTTGGTCTCGGACTTAGTTATGTTAAATCAATTGTAAATATGCACGGCGGCGATATTTCTGTGAGATCAGTTTTAGATCAGGGTAGCACGTTTAGCATATTTCTTCCTTTTAAAAATGGAGAATAA
- a CDS encoding response regulator transcription factor: MENKIKLLIVEDDQNLGQILKEYLQLKGYKADLYRDGESGLQAFSPGLYDLCILDIMMPKRDGFSLAQEIRNQDKNIPLVFLTAKSMKEDAIKGLTIGADDYVTKPFSMEELLLRLKAILRRSAPIAGEQPAEFNIGDYKFDPTRRILDFKGDTTKLTTKENDLLTLLCKHQNKVLSRKIALNSIWGDDSYFNARSMDVYITKLRKYLKKDESLQILTVHGEGFKLINL; this comes from the coding sequence ATGGAGAATAAAATAAAATTACTCATCGTAGAAGATGATCAAAACCTGGGACAGATACTAAAAGAATATCTGCAACTGAAGGGCTACAAAGCTGATTTGTACCGCGACGGGGAATCAGGCCTGCAAGCCTTTTCTCCTGGCTTGTATGATCTGTGCATACTAGACATCATGATGCCGAAAAGAGATGGCTTTTCTCTGGCGCAGGAAATCCGCAATCAGGATAAAAATATTCCTTTGGTTTTCCTCACTGCCAAATCTATGAAAGAAGATGCCATAAAAGGCTTAACTATAGGGGCTGATGACTATGTTACCAAGCCTTTTAGTATGGAAGAACTATTGCTTAGACTGAAGGCCATTCTAAGGCGTTCTGCTCCTATTGCAGGGGAACAGCCCGCTGAATTTAATATCGGCGATTACAAATTTGACCCTACCCGTAGAATACTGGACTTTAAAGGAGACACCACCAAGCTCACCACTAAGGAAAATGACCTGCTCACGCTACTCTGCAAGCATCAGAACAAGGTGCTTTCCAGAAAAATAGCCCTTAACAGCATCTGGGGAGATGATTCTTATTTTAACGCCAGAAGCATGGACGTGTACATTACTAAGCTTAGGAAGTATCTCAAAAAAGATGAATCACTGCAAATTCTTACCGTACATGGAGAAGGGTTTAAATTGATCAATTTATAA
- a CDS encoding HisA/HisF-related TIM barrel protein: MIQIIPSIIINDGKVIRLQQGDLSREKVYDKSPLDLAKNFEDHGIEEVHLVDLDGARRGEPINYHILEAITGHTNLKVDFTGGIHTDGDISKAYEYGAKYITAASVAVARKELFASWIISYGREKITLGADAMNEKIAIRGWQKSTDIDLFEHIEYFYSRGLKYVKTTDIARDGLMEGPSFDLYQKIIDKFPDICVLASGGVRNVDDIKRLNDMGVFAVIFGKAYYEGRIQLKELESYLVKV; the protein is encoded by the coding sequence ATGATACAGATAATACCTTCGATCATTATAAATGATGGAAAAGTAATTCGATTACAGCAGGGAGATTTATCTCGCGAAAAGGTGTACGACAAAAGCCCTCTTGACCTGGCCAAAAACTTTGAAGACCACGGCATAGAAGAAGTCCATTTAGTAGACTTAGATGGTGCCAGAAGAGGAGAGCCCATTAACTACCACATTTTAGAAGCTATAACGGGACACACCAATTTAAAAGTTGATTTTACGGGCGGCATCCATACTGATGGTGACATAAGCAAGGCTTACGAGTATGGTGCTAAATATATAACAGCTGCCAGTGTAGCAGTAGCACGCAAAGAGCTTTTTGCCTCATGGATAATTTCCTATGGCCGAGAAAAAATTACGCTTGGCGCAGATGCCATGAATGAAAAAATAGCAATACGCGGTTGGCAGAAGTCTACAGATATAGATTTGTTTGAACATATAGAATACTTCTACTCCAGAGGCTTAAAATATGTAAAAACTACAGATATAGCTCGTGATGGACTTATGGAAGGCCCATCCTTTGACCTGTATCAAAAAATTATAGATAAATTTCCAGACATCTGTGTATTAGCCAGTGGTGGGGTCAGAAATGTAGATGATATTAAGAGACTTAATGACATGGGGGTATTTGCCGTAATATTTGGTAAAGCCTACTATGAAGGCCGCATACAGCTTAAAGAACTAGAATCTTACCTGGTAAAGGTATAA
- a CDS encoding Do family serine endopeptidase encodes MKKFSALIMAAVLGSALTIGSIQVFDLGNGKTITVEHVDGTPAVKTAYSTNEAGELVALDFSAAAEKTMDAVVNIRSTSTGNYSSRRQQIPDEFRDFFGPFFRQQEGGAQPQPRVGTGSGVIINNKGYIVTNNHVVADADDLEVTLHDNRSYKAKVIGTDPTTDIALIKIEEADLPFLSLANSDEVKVGQWVMAVGNPYNLNSTVTAGIVSAKGRSIGILAENNIQDSLNTAIESFIQTDAAVNPGNSGGALVNLSGDLVGINTAIASPTGSYSGYSFAVPANIVSKVVEDLIAYGTVQRGWLGVQIQNVTGEFAKEKNIDLYSGVYVAGMDPMSGAKDAGVQAGDVITGVDSREIDNTAQLIGYIGSKRPGDKVELKVNRDGKELTYKVELKNRQGSTEVVKKETAEILSVLGAELEDVDNSTLSKLDLKSGVRVKALKPGKIRKYTDMREGFIITKIDGKTVKSKEDVVKILENKDGGVLIEGVYEGLSGSYYYGLGLS; translated from the coding sequence ATGAAGAAGTTTAGTGCATTAATAATGGCTGCTGTTTTAGGTAGTGCATTAACCATCGGGTCAATTCAGGTATTTGACCTTGGCAATGGTAAAACCATCACAGTAGAACACGTAGATGGTACTCCGGCAGTAAAAACTGCTTACTCTACTAATGAAGCCGGAGAATTGGTAGCTTTAGATTTTTCTGCAGCAGCAGAAAAGACCATGGATGCGGTAGTTAATATCAGATCTACCAGCACTGGTAATTATTCCTCAAGAAGGCAGCAAATCCCTGATGAGTTTAGAGATTTTTTTGGTCCCTTTTTCAGACAACAAGAAGGAGGTGCTCAACCTCAGCCAAGAGTAGGTACTGGTAGTGGTGTAATTATAAATAACAAAGGTTATATAGTTACTAATAACCACGTGGTGGCCGATGCTGATGACCTTGAAGTAACGCTACATGATAATAGAAGCTATAAAGCAAAAGTAATAGGTACAGACCCTACTACAGATATTGCATTAATTAAAATAGAGGAAGCAGACCTGCCCTTCCTTTCATTAGCTAACTCTGATGAGGTAAAAGTGGGTCAATGGGTAATGGCTGTAGGTAATCCTTACAACCTTAACTCTACGGTTACTGCTGGTATAGTAAGTGCTAAAGGTAGAAGCATAGGTATTTTAGCTGAAAATAATATTCAGGATAGTCTTAATACTGCTATTGAGTCATTTATACAGACAGATGCAGCGGTTAATCCAGGTAATAGTGGAGGCGCTTTAGTAAACCTTAGTGGTGACTTGGTGGGAATTAATACTGCCATTGCAAGTCCTACCGGATCTTATTCTGGTTATTCTTTTGCTGTGCCTGCTAATATTGTAAGTAAAGTAGTAGAAGATCTTATCGCTTATGGTACTGTACAAAGAGGTTGGTTAGGTGTTCAAATTCAGAACGTAACTGGTGAGTTTGCTAAAGAAAAGAATATAGATCTATACTCTGGAGTGTATGTAGCGGGAATGGATCCTATGAGTGGAGCTAAAGATGCCGGTGTGCAGGCTGGTGATGTAATCACAGGTGTGGATAGTAGAGAAATTGATAATACAGCTCAGCTTATTGGTTATATAGGTAGTAAGAGACCGGGAGACAAAGTAGAGTTAAAAGTAAACCGAGATGGCAAAGAGCTGACTTATAAAGTAGAGCTTAAAAACAGACAAGGTAGTACTGAAGTAGTGAAGAAAGAGACTGCTGAAATATTATCAGTGTTAGGTGCTGAGCTGGAAGATGTAGATAATTCTACCTTAAGTAAGTTAGATCTTAAATCTGGTGTGAGAGTAAAAGCCTTGAAACCTGGTAAAATAAGAAAGTATACTGATATGAGAGAAGGCTTCATTATCACTAAAATAGATGGTAAAACCGTGAAGAGTAAAGAGGATGTAGTTAAAATCCTTGAAAATAAAGATGGCGGTGTGTTGATTGAGGGGGTATATGAAGGTCTGTCTGGCTCTTATTACTATGGTTTAGGATTATCTTAA
- a CDS encoding Hsp20/alpha crystallin family protein, producing the protein MTLIRRPNDLFPTFFDDFLSRDLFNISGESNTMPAVNIKESDGDFQVEVAAPGADKKDFKVEVDNNVLTISYEKEVKNEEKNDEGKFTKREFNYQSFRRSFTLPSTVVGDKIEAKYTDGILKLSIPKKEEAKTATSRLIEIS; encoded by the coding sequence ATGACACTCATTAGAAGACCAAATGACTTGTTTCCTACTTTCTTTGACGATTTCTTATCAAGAGACCTGTTCAATATCTCAGGCGAAAGTAACACCATGCCTGCAGTAAATATAAAAGAAAGTGACGGAGATTTTCAAGTAGAAGTAGCTGCTCCCGGAGCAGATAAAAAAGACTTCAAAGTAGAGGTAGATAACAATGTGCTTACTATCTCTTATGAAAAAGAAGTGAAAAATGAAGAAAAGAATGATGAAGGTAAATTCACAAAAAGAGAGTTTAACTATCAATCATTCAGAAGATCATTTACCTTACCTAGCACCGTAGTAGGTGACAAGATAGAAGCTAAATATACTGATGGTATTTTAAAGCTTTCTATTCCTAAAAAAGAAGAAGCAAAAACCGCTACTTCTCGATTAATAGAAATTTCTTAG
- a CDS encoding toxin-antitoxin system YwqK family antitoxin codes for MKYLFALFVSMVLFSCVDNQVADNNAVATPESAAIPEGAIQEPYQDNSAMVKVTIKNEAGNVVEQGDLLNGHKVGNWTAFYTNGVVKSVTGYVDGVMQGMHIEMGQRGEIEKRCYYHNGQLHGDYVVYNRNRIKEEKTYENGLLQGVAKSYYDNGTLMEESPYSDGKRDGLSRWYDQEGNVSIEYEYDNGELVEK; via the coding sequence ATGAAGTATTTATTTGCTTTGTTCGTTTCTATGGTATTGTTTTCTTGTGTAGATAACCAAGTGGCTGATAATAATGCAGTTGCCACTCCAGAGTCTGCTGCTATTCCTGAAGGGGCCATTCAAGAACCTTATCAAGATAACTCCGCCATGGTTAAGGTTACTATTAAAAATGAGGCCGGCAATGTGGTGGAGCAAGGAGACTTGTTAAACGGGCATAAAGTGGGCAATTGGACCGCCTTTTATACCAATGGAGTGGTGAAGTCAGTAACAGGCTATGTAGATGGTGTTATGCAGGGCATGCATATAGAAATGGGGCAGCGAGGAGAAATAGAAAAGAGATGTTACTATCATAACGGTCAGCTGCATGGAGACTATGTGGTTTATAACCGAAATAGAATAAAAGAAGAAAAAACCTACGAAAATGGTCTGCTGCAAGGGGTGGCCAAGTCTTATTATGATAATGGTACCCTCATGGAGGAAAGTCCTTATTCTGACGGTAAGAGAGATGGATTATCTCGCTGGTATGATCAGGAAGGCAATGTGTCAATAGAATATGAGTATGACAACGGTGAGTTAGTTGAAAAGTAG
- a CDS encoding thioredoxin family protein produces the protein MENKIVSDDEFEQVINAHEKVIVKFSADWCGVCKRFAPIYKRLASEEKYEHVTFLEVSAEHAPKTRLKAGVYSLPFFATFEKGALKDKVTSDNKEKVIALLEEL, from the coding sequence ATGGAAAATAAGATAGTTTCTGATGATGAATTCGAACAAGTAATCAATGCTCATGAAAAAGTAATCGTCAAATTTTCGGCTGACTGGTGCGGAGTCTGCAAGCGCTTTGCTCCTATTTATAAGAGGTTAGCTTCAGAAGAAAAATATGAACATGTTACTTTTTTGGAAGTCTCCGCCGAGCATGCTCCTAAAACCCGACTAAAGGCAGGGGTTTATAGCCTTCCTTTCTTTGCTACTTTTGAGAAGGGGGCATTAAAAGATAAAGTTACTTCTGATAATAAAGAGAAAGTGATAGCGCTGCTAGAGGAACTTTAA